In a genomic window of Glaciimonas sp. PCH181:
- the gspK gene encoding type II secretion system minor pseudopilin GspK: protein MTRALKLLPTQRGVAIVTALLLATLAVTIVASLFWQQQVQVRSIENQRLQLQKEWIMRGALDWASMILSAGGRQSSIDDLGQPWATPLAETRLDQYVEENQSSDHVGDAVLSGNIVDAQSRYNLNNLSLNGVVNPVELAIFGRLLINLRLPVNLAAVAAQSIAKSQATAPSTSSAQVTPASSVNAILPMMQVDDLLSLPGFNTEILRQLRDFVVFLPEVTMINVNTAPAELLAARFATLSLAQATALVALRRSVPFRDIPNLSAQMKALFGQDLTDITNVGLSSNYFLVNGKVRMGRATLNTTALIQRINSRTNTSIVWVRDY, encoded by the coding sequence ATGACGCGCGCGCTCAAACTCTTACCCACACAACGCGGCGTGGCAATAGTCACCGCCCTGTTGCTGGCCACACTCGCCGTTACCATTGTTGCCAGCCTGTTTTGGCAACAGCAAGTACAAGTGCGTTCAATTGAGAACCAGCGCCTGCAATTACAAAAAGAATGGATAATGCGTGGCGCGCTGGATTGGGCCAGCATGATTTTAAGCGCCGGTGGACGTCAATCATCAATCGATGATTTAGGTCAGCCATGGGCCACACCGTTGGCGGAAACCCGTCTCGACCAATATGTTGAAGAGAACCAGTCCAGCGATCATGTCGGCGATGCGGTCCTTTCCGGCAATATCGTCGACGCGCAATCTCGTTACAATCTGAACAACCTAAGCCTGAACGGCGTTGTCAATCCGGTTGAACTAGCCATTTTTGGACGCCTGCTCATCAATCTACGTTTGCCGGTTAATCTGGCAGCAGTCGCGGCGCAAAGCATCGCCAAATCTCAAGCCACAGCGCCGTCCACATCATCGGCGCAAGTAACGCCAGCCTCGTCCGTCAACGCTATTCTGCCTATGATGCAAGTGGACGATCTGTTGTCGCTGCCGGGCTTCAACACCGAAATACTGCGTCAACTACGCGACTTCGTCGTGTTTCTGCCGGAAGTAACGATGATCAACGTCAATACGGCCCCGGCAGAATTGCTGGCGGCACGTTTTGCCACATTATCTTTGGCGCAGGCCACTGCCTTAGTCGCTCTTCGTCGTAGCGTCCCCTTCAGAGATATCCCGAATCTGTCCGCGCAAATGAAAGCACTGTTCGGCCAAGATTTGACCGACATCACCAATGTGGGCCTATCCAGTAATTACTTTTTGGTCAATGGCAAGGTTCGTATGGGTCGCGCTACGCTCAACACCACCGCCCTGATCCAACGCATCAATAGCCGCACAAATACCAGCATTGTCTGGGTCAGGGACTATTAA
- the gspL gene encoding type II secretion system protein GspL, whose translation MSTLFIRLPARATLNSCHPIDAFHAVAGPSLPDCSYALISRQSSIIRSGNKQLSGLAEEISASTRVVLILAAVDVTLLQMPVPPMSDAKLKMALPHLIEEQLLVDPGDCIIVAARKKKNAAPNANITATDNRRLIGVVQRDWLTLLVQTVQALGGHQLHTVPAQLCLPIDDVGAAIAAVSDRGDVNEITLRIAADDGCGWLASSVPGQPIAQEVVDGLTAILPQRAITLYVPASSVSAYQESAAGQVSVREDDWSLWITGAQKLISDGGLDLMQGLNTQAATTAVSWRRWRWPIVLATLLLLINIISLNVEWWQMQYEARGIRAGMLQSYRIANPSATVIIDPIAQMQQKISAARSDNGHVASDDFVALAANLADALATAPQNPAHGTIDSLEYRDQQLLVHFKTSADADAAEAGLQKVRDTKQFRLSKPSAAALQIGINP comes from the coding sequence GTGAGTACCTTATTTATTCGGCTGCCAGCACGGGCCACGCTTAATTCATGTCATCCAATCGATGCATTTCACGCCGTCGCAGGGCCGTCTCTGCCAGATTGTAGTTACGCCCTGATTTCCAGGCAGAGCAGCATAATCCGCTCTGGCAATAAACAACTATCCGGTTTAGCCGAAGAAATCAGCGCATCCACACGCGTCGTGCTAATCCTGGCTGCGGTTGATGTCACCTTATTACAAATGCCCGTACCGCCAATGTCGGACGCCAAACTCAAGATGGCGCTGCCCCATCTGATAGAGGAGCAATTGCTGGTAGATCCCGGCGACTGCATCATTGTCGCTGCGCGTAAGAAAAAAAATGCAGCACCCAATGCAAACATCACCGCAACCGACAATAGAAGACTAATCGGTGTCGTGCAGCGCGACTGGCTGACGTTGCTGGTCCAGACAGTGCAAGCCCTCGGAGGGCATCAGCTTCACACAGTGCCTGCGCAACTTTGTTTGCCCATTGATGATGTCGGTGCTGCCATTGCTGCGGTGTCCGATCGAGGTGACGTAAATGAAATCACACTGCGGATTGCGGCTGATGACGGATGCGGCTGGTTGGCATCTAGCGTGCCCGGCCAGCCGATAGCGCAAGAAGTAGTCGATGGCTTAACCGCTATTTTGCCGCAACGCGCCATAACGCTATATGTCCCGGCATCAAGCGTTTCGGCCTATCAGGAATCTGCTGCAGGACAAGTCAGCGTGCGTGAGGATGACTGGTCGCTCTGGATTACCGGCGCACAAAAATTGATCAGCGACGGTGGCCTCGATTTGATGCAAGGACTCAACACGCAAGCCGCCACAACTGCTGTGAGTTGGCGTCGCTGGCGCTGGCCGATAGTACTGGCAACGCTACTGCTATTAATCAATATCATCAGCCTGAATGTGGAATGGTGGCAGATGCAATATGAAGCCCGCGGCATACGCGCTGGCATGCTGCAAAGCTACCGCATCGCCAATCCAAGTGCGACCGTCATCATCGACCCCATCGCACAAATGCAACAAAAAATCAGCGCTGCCAGAAGCGATAACGGACATGTTGCGTCGGACGATTTTGTCGCCCTTGCAGCTAATCTGGCCGATGCCCTGGCAACCGCGCCACAGAATCCCGCGCATGGCACGATTGATAGTCTCGAATACCGAGATCAACAATTACTCGTGCATTTTAAAACATCTGCGGATGCCGACGCCGCTGAAGCCGGCCTGCAAAAAGTCCGCGACACCAAGCAGTTCAGGCTATCAAAACCAAGTGCAGCCGCCTTGCAAATCGGAATCAACCCATGA
- the gspM gene encoding type II secretion system protein GspM yields MMRTTEKLRASLNAFWSQRDQRERRLLRSASVIIVLVLIYLVGINPALQGRTRLQKELPNLRQQSAQLQALIVKAAALPPPQTPGTAPPPKEGLTALLSSKGLKPQSIAVSGDSAKLTFSGIAFSALFDWLNEAQKTEHWKVVDASINASGGATTQPDSVNATVTLSRQSNE; encoded by the coding sequence ATGATGCGAACAACAGAAAAATTGCGGGCTTCGCTAAATGCGTTCTGGTCTCAACGCGACCAACGCGAACGACGCCTGCTTCGTTCAGCAAGTGTCATCATCGTGCTAGTACTGATTTATCTGGTCGGTATCAATCCAGCACTGCAAGGGCGTACAAGACTACAAAAAGAATTGCCCAATTTGCGTCAACAATCGGCGCAATTGCAGGCACTGATCGTCAAGGCTGCAGCTTTACCGCCACCTCAGACGCCAGGCACAGCGCCACCTCCAAAAGAAGGATTGACAGCATTGCTCAGCAGCAAAGGCCTAAAGCCGCAAAGCATCGCGGTGAGTGGCGACAGCGCCAAGCTGACCTTTTCGGGTATCGCTTTTTCGGCTTTATTTGACTGGCTTAACGAAGCGCAGAAAACCGAACATTGGAAGGTTGTCGATGCCAGCATCAACGCGTCCGGCGGCGCAACAACGCAACCAGATAGCGTCAACGCCACCGTCACGCTATCGCGGCAATCTAATGAATAA
- a CDS encoding type II secretion system protein N: MRTFIKAGIWTGAAVLSVLLSVLVFLPAAWLAPLAENATNGRITLGDAQGSLWRGSAFIGAAPSGKDAVMPLLPGRFNWRLTPLVLIGRVDARLENPQVLSEPVSIRGNWHEWTITASSMALPAERLAALGAPLNTLQPSGKLRLSWAQLTLARQADGVDCYGDMMLDMLTMTTRLTPLTPLGSYRLKLNWQGRRAGMTLQTLNGALVLAGNGSIDQDHFQFSGTAQAAAGQEETLAGLLGFLGQPRWVDGKKIIGLEFKS, from the coding sequence ATGAGAACGTTCATTAAAGCAGGCATATGGACCGGTGCTGCTGTGCTCAGCGTATTGCTAAGCGTGTTGGTTTTTCTGCCAGCGGCATGGCTGGCACCGCTGGCAGAAAACGCCACCAACGGCAGAATCACGCTGGGCGATGCGCAAGGTTCTTTGTGGCGCGGTTCGGCCTTTATCGGTGCCGCGCCCAGCGGCAAAGATGCGGTGATGCCGCTGCTGCCGGGTCGCTTTAACTGGCGTCTTACGCCGCTGGTATTGATCGGCCGAGTAGACGCACGTCTGGAAAATCCGCAGGTACTCTCGGAACCGGTCAGCATCCGTGGCAACTGGCATGAGTGGACCATCACTGCCTCCAGCATGGCATTGCCAGCCGAACGATTGGCGGCATTGGGTGCGCCGTTAAATACGTTGCAACCATCCGGCAAACTGCGCTTAAGTTGGGCGCAACTCACGCTTGCACGGCAGGCGGATGGAGTTGATTGTTATGGCGACATGATGCTCGATATGCTGACAATGACAACCCGTTTAACCCCGCTCACACCGCTGGGGAGTTATCGCCTCAAACTTAACTGGCAAGGCAGGCGTGCAGGAATGACGCTACAAACATTGAACGGCGCACTGGTGCTGGCCGGGAACGGCAGCATCGATCAGGATCATTTTCAATTTTCCGGGACCGCGCAAGCGGCGGCAGGGCAGGAAGAAACACTCGCAGGCTTACTGGGATTTTTAGGTCAGCCGCGCTGGGTAGATGGCAAAAAAATTATCGGACTAGAGTTCAAATCATGA
- the gspD gene encoding type II secretion system secretin GspD — protein MKNITRHTYSSARNAKAAAIALATCFTLITAQPSLAANGDDNARGQAVMNFVGADIVSVIKAVGLYTNTTFIVDPRVKGTINLVSEKPLTKADAFALLASTLRLQGYAVVRGDGFAKVVPEVDAKLQLPASSNVPIKGDQIATRIFSLNYESANNILPILRPLISPNNTINVNPGNNTLVVTDYAENLQRLGKMIAALDVPAVSDLDVIPIRYAVASDIAVMVSKLLDTGATASAGGGASDGRIVILADSRTNSVILRAPSSGRANLAKSLIAKLDQPTAQVGNVHVVYLRNADAVKLARTLRNMVTLETSATIASASTAAPNSGSNSGGMLQTSTGGSTSAITANSGTSSQATDAHGAGFIQADETTNTLIITASEPVYRNLRGVIDQLDTRRAQVYVEALIVEVTDTLTAQLGVQWLGLSGNSSSAYRVGGGTSFGTGGDNIVNQALSLSASTATAVPPSNGLTIGIFRQIAGKIGLGALAHALDGKDGSSVLSMPNLLTLDNEEAKIIVGQNVPFITGSYVPNSGGAAQNPFQTIERKDVGVALRVKPHISEGGTVRMEISQEVSSVDPTSLTNAAGLTTNKRSLDTNVVMEDGEIIVLGGLIGDNKSGSVQKVPLLGDLPFIGNFFKYQSGSRAKTNLMIFLRPTVIRNKDQSGTVVANRYDYMRQAQISAEPEKSLLKDFGSAVVPTQDLGGPFMQLPPKSTQPVLDNTP, from the coding sequence ATGAAAAACATAACCCGTCACACATACTCCTCAGCACGCAATGCCAAGGCCGCTGCGATCGCGCTGGCCACCTGCTTTACGCTCATTACAGCACAGCCGTCACTGGCAGCAAACGGCGACGACAATGCTCGCGGCCAGGCCGTCATGAATTTCGTTGGCGCTGATATAGTATCGGTGATCAAAGCTGTCGGGCTGTACACGAATACCACGTTTATAGTCGATCCAAGAGTTAAAGGAACCATCAATTTAGTTTCCGAAAAGCCGTTAACCAAAGCCGATGCATTTGCATTGCTGGCATCCACCCTGCGCTTGCAAGGTTATGCCGTCGTGCGTGGCGATGGTTTTGCCAAGGTCGTGCCAGAGGTAGACGCCAAGTTACAACTCCCAGCCAGCAGTAACGTCCCCATCAAGGGCGATCAGATCGCTACCCGTATTTTTTCATTGAATTATGAATCGGCCAACAATATCTTGCCCATTCTACGGCCCTTGATTTCACCCAACAATACGATTAATGTCAATCCGGGCAACAACACTTTAGTTGTTACCGACTATGCCGAAAATCTACAGCGACTGGGAAAAATGATCGCGGCACTCGATGTGCCAGCAGTCAGTGATCTGGACGTCATTCCGATCCGCTATGCAGTCGCCAGCGATATAGCAGTGATGGTGAGTAAATTACTGGATACCGGCGCAACTGCGTCGGCGGGTGGCGGTGCCAGCGACGGCCGCATCGTTATTCTGGCCGATTCCAGAACCAACTCGGTGATCCTTCGTGCACCATCAAGTGGCCGCGCTAATCTGGCAAAATCGCTGATCGCCAAGCTCGATCAACCGACCGCACAAGTCGGTAACGTTCACGTCGTTTATCTACGCAATGCCGATGCGGTAAAACTGGCACGCACGCTGCGCAATATGGTGACGCTCGAGACTTCCGCGACGATCGCTTCAGCATCGACTGCCGCCCCCAACTCAGGCTCGAACTCGGGCGGCATGCTACAAACATCGACAGGTGGATCAACATCTGCCATCACTGCAAATTCCGGCACTTCTTCGCAAGCAACGGACGCGCACGGTGCTGGTTTCATTCAAGCGGATGAGACGACCAATACCCTCATCATTACCGCCAGCGAGCCGGTGTATCGTAATCTGCGCGGCGTCATCGACCAACTCGATACGCGCCGTGCGCAAGTCTATGTCGAGGCATTGATCGTTGAAGTAACCGACACGCTAACCGCGCAATTAGGCGTGCAATGGCTAGGATTAAGCGGCAACAGCAGCAGCGCGTATCGCGTCGGCGGTGGCACCAGTTTTGGCACCGGCGGTGACAATATCGTGAATCAGGCATTATCACTAAGCGCAAGCACGGCCACTGCAGTACCGCCCAGCAATGGTTTAACGATAGGCATATTCAGACAGATTGCTGGAAAAATCGGCCTCGGTGCGCTAGCCCATGCGCTTGATGGCAAAGATGGCAGCAGCGTTTTATCGATGCCTAATTTGCTGACACTAGACAACGAAGAAGCAAAAATTATTGTCGGTCAGAATGTCCCGTTCATTACCGGCTCCTACGTCCCCAATTCAGGCGGCGCTGCACAGAATCCGTTCCAGACTATCGAGCGCAAAGATGTCGGCGTTGCGTTGCGCGTGAAACCGCATATCTCGGAAGGCGGCACGGTCCGCATGGAAATTTCGCAAGAAGTGTCCAGCGTCGACCCGACCAGTCTGACGAATGCGGCAGGATTGACGACCAATAAACGTTCGCTCGATACCAATGTCGTGATGGAAGACGGCGAAATCATTGTGCTCGGCGGTCTGATCGGTGACAACAAATCTGGCTCGGTACAAAAAGTACCATTGCTAGGCGATCTGCCCTTTATCGGCAACTTCTTTAAATATCAAAGTGGCTCCAGAGCCAAAACCAATCTGATGATTTTCTTACGTCCAACCGTGATCCGAAACAAGGATCAAAGCGGCACGGTAGTAGCAAACCGCTACGACTACATGCGTCAGGCACAAATCAGCGCGGAACCGGAAAAAAGCCTGCTAAAGGATTTTGGTTCAGCCGTCGTGCCCACGCAAGACTTGGGTGGCCCTTTTATGCAGCTGCCCCCAAAATCCACCCAACCAGTGTTGGATAACACGCCATGA
- the gspE gene encoding type II secretion system ATPase GspE has product MTFSPAASDSRLLPYAFARKFSLLAHHPAGLEGPLELLVSAHTQTSAIAEVGRLFGPIRMRTMPSDQLDAAIAKAYAGGGGDAAQVVDDIETDFDLAKLMQDLPAIQDLLESSDDAPVIRMINALLTQALREGASDIHIEPFEQISVVRFRIDGNLRDVVRPKKAIHAALISRIKIMAQLDIAEKRLPQDGRITLRVGGKPVDVRVSTLPTGHGERAVLRLLDKEAAQLDLQHLGMSDDMQQTFSQLLAQPHGIVLVTGPTGSGKTTTLYAALAQLNTNSVNILTVEDPIEYALAGVGQTQVNARIDMSFAKALRAILRQDPDVIMIGEIRDLETAQIAVQASLTGHLVLATLHTNDSAAAVTRLLDMGIEPFLLSSSLLGVVAQRLVRKLCTHCRRQDGQQWQAVGCEQCGHTGYQGRVGVYELLLATDDIQSLIHNRASEADIQKAAQRNGMQTMRQDGERWLLDGATTQAELLRVTKE; this is encoded by the coding sequence ATGACATTTTCGCCAGCAGCTTCAGATAGCCGATTGTTACCTTATGCATTTGCGCGTAAATTCTCGTTGCTCGCGCATCATCCGGCCGGACTCGAAGGCCCGCTTGAACTGTTGGTATCAGCGCATACACAGACCAGCGCGATTGCAGAAGTCGGCAGACTGTTCGGCCCAATCCGCATGCGTACCATGCCATCCGATCAGCTTGATGCGGCTATCGCCAAAGCCTATGCCGGTGGCGGTGGCGATGCAGCACAGGTGGTGGATGACATTGAGACCGATTTTGATCTTGCCAAGCTGATGCAGGATTTACCAGCCATTCAGGATTTGCTGGAATCCTCCGATGATGCGCCGGTGATCCGCATGATCAATGCGCTATTAACACAGGCGCTGCGTGAAGGCGCTTCGGATATTCATATAGAACCTTTTGAACAAATTTCGGTTGTACGCTTTCGGATTGATGGCAATCTGCGGGACGTGGTGCGACCTAAAAAAGCCATCCACGCTGCATTAATTTCTCGCATTAAAATCATGGCGCAACTGGATATCGCAGAAAAACGATTGCCGCAAGACGGCCGCATCACGCTACGTGTTGGTGGCAAGCCCGTGGATGTCCGCGTCTCCACGCTACCAACTGGCCACGGCGAACGCGCCGTCCTACGCTTACTGGACAAAGAAGCTGCGCAGCTAGACCTGCAGCATCTCGGCATGAGCGATGACATGCAACAGACCTTCAGCCAACTGCTGGCGCAACCGCATGGCATCGTATTAGTAACCGGACCAACCGGCTCCGGCAAAACTACGACCTTATACGCCGCGCTGGCGCAACTCAACACCAATAGCGTGAATATTCTGACGGTCGAAGATCCCATCGAATACGCCTTGGCGGGGGTCGGTCAGACTCAGGTCAATGCGCGCATCGATATGAGCTTCGCCAAAGCACTCCGCGCGATATTGCGGCAAGATCCTGACGTGATTATGATTGGAGAAATCCGCGATCTGGAAACCGCGCAAATTGCCGTGCAGGCTTCACTGACCGGTCATCTGGTATTGGCAACACTGCACACCAACGATTCCGCCGCCGCTGTGACTCGCTTGCTAGACATGGGGATTGAACCGTTTTTGTTATCGTCCTCTCTACTCGGGGTAGTAGCGCAACGTCTGGTACGCAAACTGTGTACGCATTGTCGACGCCAGGACGGACAACAATGGCAAGCAGTCGGTTGCGAACAATGCGGCCATACCGGCTATCAAGGGCGCGTCGGCGTCTATGAACTGTTGCTTGCCACCGATGACATTCAGTCGTTGATCCATAACCGCGCATCCGAAGCCGATATCCAGAAAGCCGCACAACGCAACGGCATGCAGACCATGCGTCAAGACGGCGAACGTTGGCTGCTTGACGGTGCCACCACGCAAGCCGAGTTGCTACGTGTGACCAAGGAG